One region of Strigops habroptila isolate Jane chromosome 11, bStrHab1.2.pri, whole genome shotgun sequence genomic DNA includes:
- the MKRN2OS gene encoding MKRN2 opposite strand protein yields MAEAAILRVVHCGSAIFCRRAPPRCPACGRPLPSGLRGAPLRVPTPFRHGHERGQRRRLLLRAAGARDFLRGYDGNSDLHVGITNSNGVVYHYDEEGIHRDETGWEQCISIPLVQPDMFELLEQWDKLLEEFSVGEAWLPHRYDEDAHNCYTYALAFINSILTTLGKQQMSKSEFTEKFVIPHTKRASKYITLHQELSAKEFYIVPLPEQENQC; encoded by the exons ATGGCGGAGGCCGCCATCCTGCGGGTGGTGCACTGCGGGTCCGCCATCTTCTGCCGGCGCGCGCCACCGCGCTGCCCCGCGTGCGGCCGCCCCCTGCCGAGCGGGCTGCGGGGCGCGCCCCTGCGCGTGCCCACCCCCTTCCGGCACGGGCACGAgcgcgggcagcggcggcgccTCCTGCTGCGGGCCGCGGGAGCGCGCGACTTCCTGCG AGGCTACGACGGGAACTCTGATCTTCACGTTGGAATAACCAACAGTAACG GTGTGGTGTATCATTATGACGAAGAGGGCATCCACAGAGATGAAACTGGATGGGAACAGTGCATCAGTATCCCACTGGTACAGCCGGACATGTTTGAGCTTCTTGAACAGTGGGATAAGCTCCTGGAGGAATTTTCGGTAGGGGAGGCCTGGCTTCCTCACAG GTATGATGAAGATGCCCACAACTGCTACACGTACGCACTGGCATTCATTAACAGCATCCTGACCACCCTCGGGAAACAGCAAATGAGCAAGAGTGAATTCACAGAGAAATTTGTGATCCCCCACACAAAGAGAGCTTCCAAATACATCACTCTGCATCAGGAGCTGTCAGCTAAGGAGTTCTACATTGTTCCCCTTCCCGAGCAAGAAAATCAGTGCTGA
- the TSEN2 gene encoding tRNA-splicing endonuclease subunit Sen2, translated as MAAAAAFHPPRRKRRVFESYQSPFPVEVGGKDFRMCQAEILSNNVIVRNPEDIEQLYNKGYFGKGILSRSRPVYSISDPSLVAKWQGANINMPIITAKKYQYHVQWAKSVLREQGLDGCSVTKILENYTKPLELPLLKEDGAGQTAASCNRMGPSTENTELSRQSSTDTGTVVDPSPENENKGCKKACLEGDPAFAPVCGSKDQEQGDLKEVAEVSCQEHGFLVHCGCKAEESTEQRSCETMKSKECAPEYVLVQEEEECSVCPEDEAARGQENLVKKEKLVCRRNPFRIFEYLQLSLEEAFFLVYALGCLSIYYGEEPLTILKLWELFSEVKPDFKTTYMAYHYFRSKGWVPKVGLKYGTDLLLYRKGPPFYHASYSVIAELVDDNFEGSLRRPLSWKTLAGLNRTTVNASKELMLCYLIKPSDMTEKDMSTPECMKRIKVQELIVTRWVSSRERSEKDEF; from the exons atggcagcagcagcagcttttcatcccccaagaaggaaaagaagagtttTTGAGTCATATCAATCTCCCTTTCCTGTGGAAGTAGGTGGGAAGGATTTCAGAATGTGCCAGGCTGAAATCCTTAGTAACAATGTTATTGTGAGGAACCCTGAAGATATTGAACAGCTTTATAACAAG gGCTATTTTGGAAAAGGCATCCTTTCAAGAAGTCGACCAGTGTACAGCATTTCAGATCCTTCACTGGTTGCGAAGTGGCAAG GTGCTAACATAAACATGCCTATAATTACAGCTAAAAA GTACCAGTATCACGTTCAGTGGGCTAAAAGCGTTCTGCGAGAGCAAGGACTTGATGGCTGCTCAGTTACCAAAATCCTTGAAAATTACACTAAGCCTCTTGAGCTGCCACTTTTGAAAGAGGATGGAGCTGGGCAAACCGCTGCTAGTTGCAACAGAATGGGCCCAAGTACGGAAAATACAGAACTCTCCAGGCAGTCTTCTACAGATACTGGAACTGTAGTAGACCCAAGTCCTGAGAATGAGAACAAAGGCTGCAAGAAAGCGTGTTTGGAAGGAGATCCAGCATTTGCTCCTGTATGTGGCTCTAAAGACCAGGAACAAGGTGACTTGAAAGAGGTAGCTGAAGTGTCTTGCCAGGAGCATGGTTTTCTTGTGCACTGTGGCTGCAAGGCAGAGGAGAGCACTGAGCAAAGGTCTTGTGAAACGATGAAGTCAAAAGAATGTGCTCCAGAATATGTACTGGtgcaagaggaagaagaatgCAGCGTATGTCCTGAAGATGAGGCTGCTCGTGGGCAAGAAAAT CTTgtcaagaaggaaaaactaGTGTGCAGAAGAAATCCATTTAGGATTTTTGAATACTTACAACTCAGCTTGGAAGAG gcttttttcttgGTGTATGCTCTGGGATGTTTAAGTATTTATTATGGTGAG GAGCCCCTCACTATTTTGAAGCTATGGGAACTTTTCAGTGAAGTGAAGCCTGATTTTAAAACGACTTACATGGCGTATCACTACTTCCGCAGCAAGGGCTGGGTCCCCAAAGTCGGCCTCAAGTACGGAACTGATCTCT tgctgtatCGAAAAGGCCCCCCCTTCTATCATGCAAG TTACTCCGTCATTGCTGAATTGGTTGATGATAATTTTGAAGGCTCTCTTCGCAGACCGCTCAGCTGGAAGACCTTGGCTGGGTTGAACAGAACAACTGTTAATGCTTCTAAG GAACTTATGTTATGCTATTTGATTAAACCTTCTGACATGACTGAAAAAGACATGTCAACACCGGAATGTATGAAAAGAATTAAGGTTCAG gaacTGATTGTAACTCGTTGGGTTTCTTCCCGTGAGCGCAGTGAGAAAGATGAATTTTAA